Below is a genomic region from Sander vitreus isolate 19-12246 chromosome 15, sanVit1, whole genome shotgun sequence.
CTACCTATTGGGGAAAAGAGCAATGAAAAACTGGACATTGAtgattattcatattttcttgaTTGTCTTGCTCTCCTGCAGTACAGCACAAAAAATGTTCTGCCTCGTCATCACTATGTTGTCACTAAAAAGACAGTGCTAACCCTTTTCCTATTTTTAATGATGCTACAAACAAGTGCAATACATGTTTTATGTTGCCAACACAATACCCATACTCATATTTGTATATTGTGTATAGtaccttttatttttgttttttcatgctTCATACTGAACATAATATATTCTCATAGTATACTAGTCTTTAAGAATACTATATATTCTATTATTAATCTAATTTTGCATGGGATCAACAAAGAGTATCTTATTTAACATTAAATGCACACAATTAAGCACAACACATCGTGATCTGTGTAAATGACagtctattgtgtgtgtgtatgtgaatgcaGACAAATACATAATGTAAAGATGTTTGTACTGAATGCTGTGTATTGGTACAAGTGTGTCTGTAATGTATTGAGTAAACAGAcgtgtgttttatgtgtatgCCTGTTGTAGGTCAGGTTaataaggtttaaaaaaaaaaaagctattttgtGTACTTTGCTTTGGCAATGTGCGATTCCTTGCCCTTATAAAACTACTTTACTACTACTAAAACTAAACGAgcagtaaataaatgaaaaacgtACCTTAGTCAGCGTAACGTAACACAACAAAAGCAGCTAAGTTACCGTCACGTTTCTGTCAATGACCGTTCAGCCACAATAAAAAAACTAGATACTTTGTATCAAAACGACTATCATATATTGCagcatctttttttaatcaacacaAAACAGGCAAGAAAGAATACATAAAGTGTATTTGTCTCGCTAGCTGGGTAGCTTACTAGCACCATAAACGACCCATAACACCACTCAAAGCTACTTCCGTATGCAGTTTCTTCTCCAAACCGCTTGGTGGTACCTGCGGCACTTCCGGCAAAGAGCCGTGAGACTTAAATTGTCCGTTGGTTCTCCAGACACCCATGGTTGAAGCTGTGAATGGGACCAAAGCGATGTGAATACTAATATTATTGTTATAAGTAACTATTAGGTAAGTGTTTTAACTGACTGGTCAAATATTTGCTTATTTGTCAGtgtaacgttacacacaaagtAGCGTTAGCTAGGTTAGCTGTATTAGCTTGCCTAACAAGATAGACAAAACCAAGTGATTGAATCCGGTGGGGTCGTGGCAAATTGTGTAACGttatgttccaccaaaatgtTTCCAAATGACAGTAAAAAAGTATAAACACCTAAAGCTGGTAGCTTTTATCTTCAAAGGGGGAGTTCCTGCCGCCCCGGTGATATAAGTTAGCTAGCTCACTTTTTCTTCCTGATTAGAAAGGCCATTGTCTCACAAAAGTAGAACTAACTGGCGTTGAGAAGCAACGCCAGTTAGTTGAGTTAACTGGTTGATTGATCATACGTTTTCAAGTGAGGCGATTTCTTTTATAGTAGGCTTTTCTGATAtcccagattaaaaaaaatctcacatGGGCATGAGCAAAGCGGCTGTCTGGGGTTTATTCTGCAAGTCATGATTTCTCTACCACAATTTTCCCTTCAGGTATGAACAGGAAACGGGCTCTGATTTCAGACACTTTCAAggtgaagaaaagaagaaatggcACACAGAAGTTTGGCGCTGTCAGTGATGGAGATGGTAGGCGTGACCGCTATAAAGCTAATTACAATTTTGTTGAAATCTCATCTCATGTAAAATTCACTCTACATTTACTGCTTCAAATTAAAGGACCGACTGACATCAGAGCCACCCTTGAATACCTCATGACACTGTTCCCCAGGAAGCTCTTCAATGACACTTTGCCTCAAATCGTTCTTAAGCACCAGCTCTACAGCATACACAATGACAAGACTTTGGTGGACAAGGAGCTGGTAAGATGGCTCTTTAGTTTCAGAATGGTCATATGTGTATCTATGTAAATGTGAAAACGCAACCCACTGCCCTGCTTGTGGTCCACAGAATAAACTGCGGGAACGAGGAGAACTGCTGATGTTCCAGCTCGGGTTTGATGCTGACACTTTTGGGCTGGTTTTTGCTTCAGATTACAAGGCCAAAGTGCTGGCAGGAGAGGAGGGCAGAGCGACACGAGCAACGGTGGAGAAGTTTTTGCAAAAATTGCCCTCTCCTTGCACAGACCTGAGCTTCACCAAAGACAAGATGCTCAGGGAGTTCCTCTTCACAGACTCTGAGATAACGTATGAAAGACCGATCTATCTCATGTTATGTCTACTTCCAAAATGAATAATTTTTGAAAAACTTCACACCCGACACCGAAACGGCTTCAATACGTGTCTTCTCAAGTGTTTGGAACGTTATACTTTACAGtgtctaaaaataaatgttcaaaGATCAGcacatacttttattttctcaacCCTCTAGGCAGCTGGTTAAGTCAGGTGTCCTCACTGTAAGGGATGCAGGCAGCTGGTGGCTTTCCATTCCCAATTCTGGCAAATTCActaagtactttatacaaggtGGGTGTTAAGAGAAACAGAGTCTGAAAAATACTTTGCTTTAATGATGTCACATGTAAATTTCTCATTTTACAAGATTTTGACAGTGCTTTGCTAATTGGAGGACTGTTTGTTTTCTTACCATCTCACCACTCATCCAAGGTCGTAAAGCAGTGCTCGGCA
It encodes:
- the LOC144529943 gene encoding winged helix repair factor 1-like, with product MNRKRALISDTFKVKKRRNGTQKFGAVSDGDGPTDIRATLEYLMTLFPRKLFNDTLPQIVLKHQLYSIHNDKTLVDKELNKLRERGELLMFQLGFDADTFGLVFASDYKAKVLAGEEGRATRATVEKFLQKLPSPCTDLSFTKDKMLREFLFTDSEITQLVKSGVLTVRDAGSWWLSIPNSGKFTKYFIQGRKAVLGMVKKSKYSEVLKAELEERRTTSHVKFHMKYHIHDIVGAELVESIPTTSGILLRFVEP